Proteins from a single region of Corvus hawaiiensis isolate bCorHaw1 chromosome 6, bCorHaw1.pri.cur, whole genome shotgun sequence:
- the SRP14 gene encoding signal recognition particle 14 kDa protein — protein MVLLESEQFLTELTRLFQKCRTSGSVFITLKKYDGRTKPVPRKGHVESFEPADNKCLLRATDGKKKISTVVSSKEVNKFQMAYSNLLRANMDGLKKKDKKSKAKKSKATQ, from the exons atggtgctgctggagagcgAGCAG TTCCTGACGGAGCTTACCAGGCTCTTCCAAAAGTGCAGGACTTCCGGCAGTGTTTTCATAACGCTGAAGAAAT ATGATGGCCGAACAAAACCAGTCCCACGCAAAGGCCACGTAGAAAGTTTTGAACCAGCAGACAACAAGTGTCTCCTAAGAGCAACtgatggaaagaagaaaattagcaCAGTG GTGAGCTCAAAGGAAGTAAATAAATTCCAGATG GCATATTCAAATTTGCTAAGAGCTAACATGGATGGtctgaagaagaaagacaagaaaagcaAGGCCAAGAAGAGTAAAGCAACACAGTGA